From the genome of Neomonachus schauinslandi chromosome 5, ASM220157v2, whole genome shotgun sequence, one region includes:
- the ENO2 gene encoding gamma-enolase isoform X2, protein MSIEKIWAREILDSRGNPTVEVDLHTAKGLFRAAVPSGASTGIYEALELRDGDKQRYLGKAKFGANAILGVSLAVCKAGAAERELPLYRHIAQLAGNSDLILPVPAFNVINGGSHAGNKLAMQEFMILPVGAESFRDAMRLGAEVYHTLKGVIKDKYGKDATNVGDEGGFAPNILENSEALELVKEAIDKAGYTEKIVIGMDVAASEFHRDGKYDLDFKSPADPSRYITGDQLGALYQDFVRDYPVVSIEDPFDQDDWAAWSKFTANVGIQIVGDDLTVTNPKRIERAVEEKACNCLLLKVNQIGSVTEAIQACKLAQENGWGVMVSHRSGETEDTFIADLVVGLCTGQIKTGAPCRSERLAKYNQLMRIEEELGDEARFAGHNFRNPSVL, encoded by the exons ATGTCGATAGAGAAGATCTGGGCCCGGGAGATTCTGGACTCCCGTGGGAATCCCACGGTGGAGGTGGATCTCCACACTGCCAAAG GTCTTTTCCGGGCTGCGGTGCCCAGTGGAGCCTCCACTGGTATCTATGAGGCCCTGGAGCTGAGGGATGGGGACAAACAGCGTTACTTAGGCAAAG CCAAGTTTGGGGCCAATGCCATCCTGGGTGTGTCCCTGGCCGTGTGTAAGGCAGGGGCGGCCGAGAGGGAATTGCCTCTATATCGCCACATTGCTCAGCTGGCCGGAAACTCCGACCTCATCCTGCCCGTGCCG GCCTTCAACGTGATCAATGGTGGCTCTCATGCTGGGAATAAGCTGGCCATGCAGGAATTTATGATCCTCCCAGTGGGCGCTGAGAGCTTTCGGGATGCCATGCGACTCGGGGCGGAGGTCTACCACACACTCAAGGGGGTCATCAAGGACAAGTACGGCAAGGATGCCACCAATGTGGGAGATGAAGGTGGCTTTGCCCCCAACATCCTGGAGAACAGTGAGG CCTTGGAGCTGGTGAAGGAAGCCATCGACAAGGCTGGCTACACAGAAAAGATTGTCATTGGCATGGATGTCGCTGCCTCGGAGTTTCATCGTGACGGCAAATATGACTTGGACTTCAAGTCTCCTGCTGATCCTTCCCGATACATCACTGGGGACCAGCTAGGGGCCCTCTACCAGGACTTTGTCAGGGACTATCCTG TGGTCTCCATTGAGGACCCCTTTGACCAGGATGATTGGGCTGCCTGGTCGAAGTTCACAGCCAATGTAGGGATCCAGATTGTGGGTGATGACCTGACAGTGACCAACCCAAAGCGTATTGAGCGGGCAGTGGAGGAAAAGGCCTGCAACTGTCTGCTGCTCAAGGTCAACCAGATCGGTTCGGTCACTGAAGCTATCCAAGC GTGCAAGCTGGCCCAGGAGAATGGCTGGGGGGTCATGGTGAGTCATCGCTCAGGAGAGACCGAGGACACATTCATCGCTGACCTGGTGGTGGGGCTGTGCACAGGCCAG ATCAAGACTGGAGCCCCTTGCCGTTCGGAGCGTCTGGCTAAGTACAACCAGCTCATGAG AATTGAAGAAGAGCTGGGGGACGAAGCCCGCTTCGCTGGACATAATTTCCGCAATCCCAGCGTGCTGTGA
- the ENO2 gene encoding gamma-enolase isoform X1 has protein sequence MSIEKIWAREILDSRGNPTVEVDLHTAKGLFRAAVPSGASTGIYEALELRDGDKQRYLGKGVLKAVDHINTTIAPALISSGLSVVEQEKLDNLMLELDGTENKSKFGANAILGVSLAVCKAGAAERELPLYRHIAQLAGNSDLILPVPAFNVINGGSHAGNKLAMQEFMILPVGAESFRDAMRLGAEVYHTLKGVIKDKYGKDATNVGDEGGFAPNILENSEALELVKEAIDKAGYTEKIVIGMDVAASEFHRDGKYDLDFKSPADPSRYITGDQLGALYQDFVRDYPVVSIEDPFDQDDWAAWSKFTANVGIQIVGDDLTVTNPKRIERAVEEKACNCLLLKVNQIGSVTEAIQACKLAQENGWGVMVSHRSGETEDTFIADLVVGLCTGQIKTGAPCRSERLAKYNQLMRIEEELGDEARFAGHNFRNPSVL, from the exons ATGTCGATAGAGAAGATCTGGGCCCGGGAGATTCTGGACTCCCGTGGGAATCCCACGGTGGAGGTGGATCTCCACACTGCCAAAG GTCTTTTCCGGGCTGCGGTGCCCAGTGGAGCCTCCACTGGTATCTATGAGGCCCTGGAGCTGAGGGATGGGGACAAACAGCGTTACTTAGGCAAAG gtGTCCTGAAGGCAGTGGACCACATCAACACCACCATCGCTCCTGCCCTCATCAGCTCA GGTCTCTCTGTGGTGGAGCAGGAGAAGCTGGACAACCTGATGCTGGAGCTCGATGGGACTGAGAACAAAT CCAAGTTTGGGGCCAATGCCATCCTGGGTGTGTCCCTGGCCGTGTGTAAGGCAGGGGCGGCCGAGAGGGAATTGCCTCTATATCGCCACATTGCTCAGCTGGCCGGAAACTCCGACCTCATCCTGCCCGTGCCG GCCTTCAACGTGATCAATGGTGGCTCTCATGCTGGGAATAAGCTGGCCATGCAGGAATTTATGATCCTCCCAGTGGGCGCTGAGAGCTTTCGGGATGCCATGCGACTCGGGGCGGAGGTCTACCACACACTCAAGGGGGTCATCAAGGACAAGTACGGCAAGGATGCCACCAATGTGGGAGATGAAGGTGGCTTTGCCCCCAACATCCTGGAGAACAGTGAGG CCTTGGAGCTGGTGAAGGAAGCCATCGACAAGGCTGGCTACACAGAAAAGATTGTCATTGGCATGGATGTCGCTGCCTCGGAGTTTCATCGTGACGGCAAATATGACTTGGACTTCAAGTCTCCTGCTGATCCTTCCCGATACATCACTGGGGACCAGCTAGGGGCCCTCTACCAGGACTTTGTCAGGGACTATCCTG TGGTCTCCATTGAGGACCCCTTTGACCAGGATGATTGGGCTGCCTGGTCGAAGTTCACAGCCAATGTAGGGATCCAGATTGTGGGTGATGACCTGACAGTGACCAACCCAAAGCGTATTGAGCGGGCAGTGGAGGAAAAGGCCTGCAACTGTCTGCTGCTCAAGGTCAACCAGATCGGTTCGGTCACTGAAGCTATCCAAGC GTGCAAGCTGGCCCAGGAGAATGGCTGGGGGGTCATGGTGAGTCATCGCTCAGGAGAGACCGAGGACACATTCATCGCTGACCTGGTGGTGGGGCTGTGCACAGGCCAG ATCAAGACTGGAGCCCCTTGCCGTTCGGAGCGTCTGGCTAAGTACAACCAGCTCATGAG AATTGAAGAAGAGCTGGGGGACGAAGCCCGCTTCGCTGGACATAATTTCCGCAATCCCAGCGTGCTGTGA
- the LRRC23 gene encoding leucine-rich repeat-containing protein 23, whose amino-acid sequence MSDEELEDFEPDQDDLEKEDDEKETEEWENYRKEGEEYSEEWMPSPLTEDMMKEGLSLLCKTGNGLAHAYVKLEVKERDLTDIYLLRSYIHLRYVDVSENHLTDLSPLNYLTHLLWLKADGNNLRSAHLNELPYLQIASFAYNQITDTEGISHPRLGSLDLKGNRIRRVTGLDPQKLISLHTLELRGNQLDSTLGINLPKLKNLFLAQNMLKKVEGLEHLSNLTTLHLRDNQIETLSGFSKEMTSLQYLNLRGNMVTHLGELAKLRDLPKLRALVLLDNPCTDENDYRQEALVQIAHLERLDKDFYEEEERAEADEIRQRLKETQEQGAEAEHDSELELPSM is encoded by the exons ATGTCAGATGAAGAGCTGGAAGACTTCGAGCCAGACCAGGATGATCTGGAAAAGGAAGATGAtgagaaggagacagaggagtgggagaactacaggaaggagggagaagagtaCTCAGAGGAA TGGATGCCCAGCCCCCTCACGGAGGACATGATGAAGGAAGGACTTTCTTTGCTCTGTAAGACGGGCAATGGACTGGCTCACGCTTATGTCAAGCTGGAGGTTAAAGAGAG GGACCTGACAGACATCTACTTGTTGCGGTCCTACATCCATCTGCGCTATGTGGATGTTTCTGAGAACCACCTGACAGACTTGTCCCCACTCAATTACCTTACCCACCTGCTCTGGCTCAAGGCTGATGGCAACAATCTGCGGAGCGCCCACCTGAATGAACTGCCCTACCTGCAGATTGCCAGTTTTGCCTATAACCAGATCACTGACACTGAGGGCATCTCTCACCCTCGTCTGGGCAGCCTGGATCTCAAAG GGAACCGCATCCGAAGGGTGACCGGTCTGGACCCCCAAAAGCTGATCAGCCTGCACACACTGGAGCTTCGGGGGAACCAGCTGGACAGCACCCTGGGAATCAACCTTCCTAAGCTGAAGAACCTCTTCCTG GCCCAGAACATGCTGAAGAAGGTGGAGGGCTTGGAGCACCTAAGCAATCTCACTACCTTGCATCTTCGAGACAACCAGATTGAAACTCTGAGTGGCTTCTCCAAGGAAATGACATCGCTGCAGTATCTCAACCTGAG GGGCAACATGGTGACCCACCTTGGGGAGCTAGCCAAGCTTCGGGACCTGCCCAAGCTGCGGGCCTTGGTGCTGTTGGACAACCCGTGCACAGATGAGAATGACTACCGCCAGGAGGCCCTGGTGCAGATAGCACACCTCGAGCGCCTGGATAAAGATTTCTACGAGGAGGAGGAGCGGGCCGAGGCTGATGAGATCCGTCAGAGGTTGAAGGAGACCCAGGAGCAGGGTGCTGAGGCTGAGCACGACTCTGAACTGGAGCTGCCATCCATGTAG